One window of the Rufibacter radiotolerans genome contains the following:
- a CDS encoding gamma-glutamyltransferase family protein, which produces MKNIIALLLSFAVVVPTLAQQTQKPPLHGKNWMAITGKPLAATAGAMTFQKGGNAVDAACAMLAATCTMWDVLSWGGETQALIYNPKTKKVIAINAMGVAPTGATPEFFKSKGYNFPPEYGPLAATTPGTPGGLLYMLANYGTLSLEQVIAPAMEMAAGYPIEAQTANSIEREKERIKQWPYSKKVFLTHPGQKREAPEAGEIFVQKDLLATLTKMVEAERAALKKGKSRKEAIMAAYDRFYTGDIAQEFVRGSKEQGGLITMQDLAKWKPIEEDPLMVTYKGIDVYKLQPWTQGPVMLQALNILENFDLKKMGYNSTQYIHTVYQAMNLSFADRDFYYGDPAFAPQEPIKGLLSKEYAKQRASLIQQNQNNPKIGPGDPYPFEGRKNPYLKLLKERGYEMDTTKRNFAPSHDIRNGSSMVDYQNRLLLGTTTVEAADKDGWVVSITPSGGWLPACIAGNTGVGMSQRMQSFVLDAQLNPFNVVAPGKRPRVTLTPSMALKDGQPFLSFAVQGGDTQDQNLLQFFLNMAEFGMTVQQASEAANFNTNQLWLSLGGSKTNDRKPKPGHILLHDSTPAAVRDQLKKMGYTLTFDDRTSGPINAIYFDRAHGSFWGGSSNHGEDYGIGW; this is translated from the coding sequence ATGAAAAATATAATAGCGCTATTGTTAAGCTTTGCCGTAGTGGTGCCAACCCTGGCCCAGCAAACCCAGAAGCCCCCCTTGCATGGAAAGAACTGGATGGCCATAACGGGCAAGCCCCTGGCGGCTACGGCCGGCGCCATGACCTTCCAGAAAGGCGGTAACGCGGTAGACGCGGCCTGTGCCATGTTGGCAGCCACCTGTACCATGTGGGATGTGCTCAGCTGGGGGGGCGAAACCCAGGCCCTGATCTACAACCCCAAAACCAAAAAAGTCATTGCTATCAATGCCATGGGCGTTGCTCCTACGGGTGCCACACCCGAATTCTTTAAAAGCAAAGGCTATAACTTTCCGCCGGAATACGGTCCCCTAGCCGCTACCACCCCCGGTACGCCCGGCGGGCTACTCTATATGCTGGCCAACTACGGGACTTTAAGCCTGGAACAGGTGATTGCCCCTGCCATGGAAATGGCGGCCGGTTACCCCATAGAAGCCCAGACCGCCAACAGCATTGAGCGCGAAAAAGAACGCATTAAACAGTGGCCCTACAGCAAAAAGGTATTCCTGACCCATCCAGGCCAGAAAAGGGAAGCTCCGGAAGCCGGGGAAATCTTTGTGCAGAAAGACCTGTTGGCCACGCTCACCAAAATGGTGGAAGCCGAAAGAGCCGCCCTTAAAAAAGGCAAGAGCCGCAAGGAAGCCATCATGGCCGCCTATGACCGCTTCTACACCGGCGACATTGCCCAGGAATTTGTGCGCGGCTCCAAAGAGCAAGGCGGCCTGATCACCATGCAGGACTTGGCCAAATGGAAACCCATAGAGGAAGATCCTCTCATGGTGACCTACAAGGGAATAGACGTCTATAAGTTACAGCCCTGGACCCAGGGTCCGGTTATGCTGCAAGCCCTGAACATTCTGGAGAACTTTGATCTAAAAAAGATGGGCTACAACAGTACCCAATACATTCATACGGTGTACCAGGCGATGAACCTCTCCTTCGCGGACCGCGATTTTTATTACGGAGACCCTGCCTTTGCTCCGCAGGAGCCTATCAAAGGGCTTTTGAGCAAGGAATACGCCAAACAACGCGCCAGCCTCATTCAGCAAAACCAGAACAACCCCAAGATTGGCCCTGGCGACCCCTATCCTTTTGAAGGCCGCAAAAACCCCTACCTGAAACTGCTCAAAGAAAGAGGCTATGAAATGGACACCACCAAGCGGAATTTCGCGCCGTCGCATGACATCAGAAACGGTTCTTCAATGGTGGATTACCAAAACAGGCTCTTGCTGGGTACTACCACAGTAGAAGCCGCTGATAAAGATGGTTGGGTGGTTTCTATCACGCCAAGCGGCGGATGGCTGCCTGCCTGCATTGCCGGCAACACGGGGGTAGGTATGAGCCAACGCATGCAGAGCTTTGTGCTGGATGCTCAATTGAACCCGTTCAACGTGGTGGCGCCGGGTAAACGACCACGGGTTACCCTAACGCCCTCCATGGCCCTGAAAGACGGCCAGCCCTTCCTTTCCTTCGCGGTGCAGGGCGGCGACACCCAGGACCAGAACCTTCTGCAGTTCTTCCTGAACATGGCTGAATTTGGGATGACCGTGCAGCAGGCATCAGAGGCAGCCAACTTTAATACCAACCAACTGTGGCTTTCTTTGGGCGGCTCCAAAACTAATGACCGAAAACCCAAGCCAGGCCATATTCTGCTGCATGACAGCACCCCGGCGGCCGTGCGGGACCAATTGAAGAAAATGGGCTATACCCTTACCTTTGATGATCGCACCAGCGGTCCTATCAATGCCATCTATTTTGACCGCGCTCACGGCAGTTTCTGGGGCGGCTCCAGCAACCATGGCGAAGATTATGGCATTGGTTGGTAA
- a CDS encoding 2-hydroxyacid dehydrogenase: MKVTFYNTKPYDKQFFTEANQVQGHQLRFLEVPLNENTAILAKGATAVCVFVNDKVSASILRHLAEAGVKLLALRCAGYNNVDMAAAAQVGIKVVRVPDYSPYAVAEHTLALILTLNRKIHRAYNRVREGNFALTGLMGFDLHGKTVGLIGLGNIGLVTARILKGFGCRVLGYDLYNSPEAADAGVEFVALEELYAQSDIISLHCPLTPQTFHLINEESIAQMKDGVMLINTSRGAIINTQAVTRGLKSGKIKSLGIDVYEDEGDLFYEDLSGRVIQDDVFMRLLSFNNVLITGHQAFFTEEALYTIAQVTLKNITGFEQGQPLRNEVFPSFLPNVENMLN; this comes from the coding sequence ATGAAAGTAACCTTCTACAATACCAAGCCATATGACAAGCAGTTCTTCACCGAAGCCAATCAGGTGCAAGGCCACCAACTTCGGTTCCTAGAGGTGCCCCTAAACGAGAACACCGCTATTCTGGCCAAAGGCGCCACGGCGGTCTGTGTGTTTGTGAATGATAAAGTAAGCGCTTCTATTCTGCGGCATTTAGCCGAGGCGGGCGTAAAACTATTGGCCCTGCGCTGCGCCGGGTATAACAACGTAGACATGGCCGCCGCCGCCCAGGTGGGCATAAAAGTGGTGCGCGTACCAGACTATTCGCCTTATGCCGTGGCCGAACATACTTTGGCCCTTATCTTAACCCTGAATCGCAAAATACACCGTGCCTACAACCGCGTGCGCGAAGGAAACTTCGCCCTCACCGGCCTCATGGGCTTCGACCTGCACGGCAAAACCGTGGGGCTGATTGGCCTGGGGAATATTGGCCTGGTAACTGCCCGCATTTTAAAAGGGTTTGGGTGCCGCGTGCTGGGCTATGACCTCTACAACAGCCCCGAAGCCGCTGACGCCGGTGTGGAGTTTGTGGCCCTGGAAGAGTTGTACGCCCAATCTGACATCATCTCCCTGCACTGTCCGCTTACCCCGCAAACCTTCCACCTGATCAATGAAGAGTCCATTGCCCAAATGAAAGATGGCGTGATGCTCATCAATACCAGCCGCGGCGCCATTATCAATACCCAGGCGGTCACCAGAGGCCTCAAGTCAGGCAAGATCAAAAGCCTGGGCATAGACGTGTACGAAGACGAAGGAGACCTTTTCTACGAAGACCTGTCCGGCCGTGTCATCCAGGACGATGTCTTCATGCGCCTGCTCTCTTTCAACAACGTCCTGATTACGGGTCACCAGGCCTTCTTCACCGAGGAAGCGCTCTACACCATTGCCCAGGTTACACTCAAGAACATCACCGGCTTTGAGCAGGGCCAACCCCTCAGAAACGAGGTCTTCCCCAGCTTTCTGCCTAACGTAGAAAACATGCTGAATTAA
- a CDS encoding DUF2188 domain-containing protein produces the protein MADRKIYHVNKTEEGWEGKLEGGQRASVTGSTKEEVVSKTIDLAKNQEKSSVIIHTKDGKIEEERTFPRASDPKTKG, from the coding sequence ATGGCAGATAGAAAGATATATCATGTGAACAAAACCGAAGAGGGTTGGGAAGGGAAACTGGAAGGCGGACAAAGAGCATCTGTCACGGGTTCCACCAAAGAAGAGGTAGTGAGCAAAACCATTGATCTGGCCAAAAACCAGGAAAAAAGCTCGGTGATTATCCATACCAAGGATGGGAAAATTGAGGAAGAACGTACCTTCCCAAGGGCCAGCGATCCTAAAACCAAAGGATAA
- a CDS encoding pseudouridine synthase yields MKNLSSSLQHFVVQKGRMSNKEAVQCILLGRVLVNGKKGQLSQPLLPEDEVTLDGHVLKPSQTFTYLAYYKPRGVESTLNLLIQNNLAQALSFNLRLFPVGRLDKESEGLMLLTNDGQLYDRIASAEHHQEKEYIITVDKPLTPEALEHLAEGVVIMGQKTRPAQVSQTGENQFRIILTQGLNRQIRRMCHKLGYAVEQLVRVRIVTLSLGQLQPGEWRALHEEELKQLKQSS; encoded by the coding sequence ATGAAAAACCTTTCTTCCTCGCTTCAGCATTTTGTGGTTCAGAAGGGAAGGATGTCCAACAAGGAGGCCGTGCAATGCATTTTGCTGGGCCGGGTGTTAGTGAACGGAAAAAAAGGGCAGTTGAGTCAGCCTTTGCTGCCGGAAGATGAAGTAACCCTGGATGGCCACGTGCTTAAACCTTCCCAGACCTTTACCTATCTGGCGTATTACAAGCCCCGCGGGGTGGAGTCCACCCTCAACCTACTTATCCAAAACAATCTTGCCCAGGCCCTTTCCTTTAACTTGCGTCTTTTCCCGGTTGGTCGGCTGGACAAAGAATCTGAAGGGCTCATGCTGCTCACCAATGACGGCCAACTCTATGACCGCATTGCCAGCGCAGAACACCACCAGGAAAAAGAATATATCATTACCGTAGATAAGCCCCTAACCCCTGAGGCGCTTGAACACCTGGCAGAAGGAGTGGTGATTATGGGCCAGAAGACCCGGCCTGCCCAGGTTTCCCAAACAGGGGAGAATCAATTCAGGATTATTCTCACGCAGGGGCTAAACCGCCAGATCAGGCGCATGTGTCATAAGCTAGGGTATGCGGTGGAGCAATTGGTGCGGGTGCGCATAGTAACCCTATCCTTGGGGCAGTTGCAGCCCGGGGAATGGCGGGCGCTCCACGAAGAAGAACTTAAGCAGCTTAAACAATCTTCCTAA
- a CDS encoding alginate export family protein, whose product MKPISFTKALLLTAVLAVTTCNAFAQFSLSAEIRPRAEFRNGFKTLKGEKDNPAFFVEQRSRLITQFQKEKIRLKLSLQDVRVWGSTSQVYKSDPTLFNVYEAYGDYLFTPQLAVRVGRQELDYDNARFLGNLDWAQQGRSHDAVRVMFSDSSGFSAHAGAGYNQVVPSEPTKLFDTYYAGGDNYKTMQYLWLHQDWSTAKLSLLVFNDGRQKPDSTVAYRQTYGVVGDTKLGPVKLGSEFYYQGGKDVGSKIVQAFLAAANLTVTTPLTPVTLGVDYLSGTGRGEAKNKSFVPLYGTNHAFYGFMDYFYVGNNHGQEGRNTGLVDYYLKTNFKTGATNSMLVHLHHFTSPVRVYEPGPANRKLGPRLGEEIDLVFNQNVGSDFNVKLGYSQLFETNTLEAIKGKQSTGLNQWAWLMITFKPVLFKNE is encoded by the coding sequence ATGAAACCCATCTCTTTTACTAAGGCCCTGCTGTTGACTGCCGTATTGGCGGTCACCACTTGTAATGCGTTTGCTCAGTTTTCCCTTTCCGCGGAGATTAGGCCCCGGGCCGAGTTTAGAAATGGGTTCAAAACCCTGAAAGGGGAAAAAGATAACCCCGCTTTTTTTGTGGAGCAGCGGTCACGGCTCATTACCCAGTTTCAGAAGGAGAAAATACGGTTGAAGCTGTCTTTGCAGGATGTGCGGGTGTGGGGCAGCACCAGCCAGGTTTATAAATCGGATCCTACGCTTTTCAATGTGTATGAGGCCTACGGCGATTATCTGTTCACACCCCAGTTGGCGGTGCGCGTGGGCCGGCAGGAGCTGGACTATGATAACGCCCGTTTCCTGGGCAACCTGGACTGGGCCCAGCAGGGCCGAAGCCACGACGCCGTCAGGGTTATGTTCTCTGATAGTTCGGGGTTTTCGGCGCACGCCGGGGCAGGCTATAACCAGGTAGTGCCGTCAGAGCCCACCAAACTGTTTGATACCTATTATGCCGGCGGAGACAACTACAAAACCATGCAGTACTTATGGCTGCACCAGGACTGGAGCACCGCCAAGCTGTCTTTACTGGTGTTTAATGATGGCCGGCAGAAACCAGATAGCACGGTGGCTTACAGGCAGACTTATGGCGTGGTAGGCGACACCAAACTAGGGCCGGTAAAACTGGGCAGCGAATTCTATTACCAGGGAGGAAAGGACGTAGGCAGTAAAATAGTGCAGGCCTTTCTGGCAGCCGCCAACCTGACCGTGACTACCCCGTTGACCCCGGTTACGCTGGGCGTGGATTACCTGTCGGGTACCGGGAGGGGCGAGGCAAAAAACAAAAGCTTTGTGCCTTTGTACGGCACCAACCATGCTTTTTACGGCTTCATGGACTATTTCTACGTGGGCAATAACCATGGGCAGGAGGGCCGCAACACCGGTCTGGTGGACTATTATCTGAAGACTAATTTCAAAACCGGGGCCACCAACTCCATGCTGGTGCATTTGCACCATTTCACCTCGCCGGTGCGGGTGTATGAGCCGGGCCCGGCCAACCGAAAATTAGGCCCCCGCTTGGGAGAGGAAATTGATCTCGTCTTCAACCAGAATGTAGGTTCAGACTTCAACGTGAAACTGGGGTATTCGCAGCTTTTTGAGACTAATACCTTGGAGGCAATCAAAGGAAAACAGAGCACTGGCCTGAACCAATGGGCCTGGCTGATGATCACCTTCAAGCCGGTACTTTTTAAAAATGAGTGA